CCGCTCGCCCCGGATATGTAAACCCGGCCTTGTCGACCTCAATCGCGGGCGTGGATGCGCGCGCCGCGAACAGTGGATCGGGTTCGGTTGGATGCTCTGGCTCGCTGACGACGGGTTCGCCTGCGGCGAGCTCACGAATGCGCCGGGTCGCTTCCAACCCGACCGGCAAGGATCCCGCGAGCCGCTCGACCGTGTCGAGCGCCGCCGCGGTACCCGCAACGAGCGAGGCCGCGAGCAGAGCCCCGGGCAAGGAAACACCATCGAACATGAGATTCGGGATGCTGGCCAGGAGCACGAGCAGTGTGCCGCCCCACAGCCTCGCAGTGTTGAGCGCGCTGCGCGTCCCCGCCCGGGTTCCCTGCCTGCGGAGCGTGGCCGCGAGGTTTTCGTCGGCCTCGCGCGCTGTTGCGAGGCGGTGCGGAACTCCCTCGGCCGCCATGATTTCCTCGCGCAGCCGCACCGAGTCGGCGACGTACTGCGTCGTGTTGACGCGCAGCTCGGCGACGGTGCGAGCTGCGGCCCGCGACGATCGGGCGCCCAGGACGGGCACGATGACGCCGACGAGCATGACGCCGGCCAGTACCACGGCGGGCAGCCACCCCGCGGCGAGCCAGGCGGTCAGCACCGCGCCGAGCGGAATCACCACCGCGCTGATCGCAGGTGCGATCGTGTGGGCAAAAAACACCTCAACGCGATCGACATCGCGCACCGCCGTCGACTGGATGCGCGCCGCACCCGCGCCATCGGTGACGGCCGGGGCCTGCGGGATGAGCCGGTCGATCATCCATACGCGCATCTCGCCCATGAGGCTGAACGCCGCGAGGTGGCCAAACAGCTGCTCGACGTACCGCAGCCCCGCCTTGATGGCGGTCGCGAGCACAAAAAGCACCGCTACGAGCATGACAAACCCCGCGCCGGAAGCGGCGCCCGTCGCGAGCATCCCGACCGCCCAGGCCGGCAGCGCGAGTTGCACCGCACCGAGCGACTGCCCGACGAGCCGCGCGATCACCGAGGCGCGCAGGCGCTTTGTAGCTGGGCGAGCGAAGCGCAGCAGCCAGCGGACGTTTCCGGTCATCGCCTGTCCTCCCCCGTGTTGCTAGCGCGGAAAGCGTCGTTGCGGAACGCCTCGGCGTAGTAGCCGCGGGATGCGCGGAGCTCCTCGGGCGTTCCGGTCGCGGCGATCCGCCCCGCGCTTACGACGACGATGAGATCGGCGTCTGCCGTCGTGTCGAGGCGGTGAGCAATCTGCACGACGGTCCGCCCCTCGGTGACTTCCTCG
This DNA window, taken from Gulosibacter molinativorax, encodes the following:
- a CDS encoding amino acid ABC transporter ATP-binding/permease protein, which produces MTGNVRWLLRFARPATKRLRASVIARLVGQSLGAVQLALPAWAVGMLATGAASGAGFVMLVAVLFVLATAIKAGLRYVEQLFGHLAAFSLMGEMRVWMIDRLIPQAPAVTDGAGAARIQSTAVRDVDRVEVFFAHTIAPAISAVVIPLGAVLTAWLAAGWLPAVVLAGVMLVGVIVPVLGARSSRAAARTVAELRVNTTQYVADSVRLREEIMAAEGVPHRLATAREADENLAATLRRQGTRAGTRSALNTARLWGGTLLVLLASIPNLMFDGVSLPGALLAASLVAGTAAALDTVERLAGSLPVGLEATRRIRELAAGEPVVSEPEHPTEPDPLFAARASTPAIEVDKAGFTYPGRAEPVIDGVSIRVGRGEMIGIAGASGSGKSTLARLLQRHFDVAEGEIRVAGSALPVLGSAEVARRVVVADQEPFLLDATVAENLRLGAPDADAEELQLVLDLFMLDLDLDTPIGRRGDRLSGGQRQRLALARTLLRARRAPGALAGAVLVLDESTSHQDPITQARLVGTLRTLGATTVVIAHRLETLRDADRIHVMERGRIVESGAWHELVARDGAFRRLLQSDGEG